The Qipengyuania aurantiaca genome contains the following window.
CGGCGAGCGGCGTGGTGGACGATACCTGCCGCGTCTTCGCTGGCGAGGCGGGCACGGAGGTCCACGAGGGTCTCTACGTGTGCGATGGGGCGGCGCTTCCGGGCGCGGTCGGCGTCAATCCGCTGCTGACGATCACCGCCGTGGCCGAACGCGCGCTCGAGAAGATGGCGCAGCGCAACGGATGGTCCATCGACTACACGCTGGGCGCCGAAGGTCCGCTGCCGGAGCCGGTGGAGGACGATTGCGGCGTCGATGACGAACCGTTCAAGGTCAACTTCGGCGAAAAGCTCGAACTCTCGGTGGCAAAATGGGTCGCCGGACACGCCATCGATCCGGTCTCGCGCCAGATCGAGGCGGCAGCGCTCCATTTCGAGAACGACGCCATCGACGAGGGTAAGGCGGCGATCCGCAAGCTGGTGAAGGAGCATCCCGAGGCGATGAGCCCAGGGCTCGCCTTCACCGAGACTATGGCCGGACATATCAGCGCCAAGGGCCGCCACCATCGCCCCTGCGATCATGCCGAGCGTATTCGCGACGATTACGCCAACGGCGCGGCATGGGGGCGCTGCGAGGGAAGCGAATGTAGCTTCCTGCTAACGGTCACCACCGAAAACCTCCACCGCATGATCGAGGAGCGCGAGCATCGCTCGGCCATCACCGGCACGGTGCTGGTGAGCGCGATTTCGCCCGACCCGCTTCCCGTGCGCGCAGGCACGTTCCGCCTGCTGGTGGCCGATCCGGGCCAGCCGGAAAGCTGGAAAATGCTGTACGACATGGTGCTGGAAGGTCCCGAAGGGCCGATCCACTTCCACGGCTTCAAGACGCTGCAGCAGCGCGGCAAGTCCGATCCCTGGACCGATCTCACGACGCTGTTCGTCACCCTGCGCCACGGCGAGGACGAGACTGGCGAGTTGATCGGGCGCGGCGTGCTGAAGCTGGGCGTCAACGAATTCATGCGCCAGCTGACCACGATCGAGGTGCACGATTCCGACACGCTCGTCGGCCATGTCGTGAACCTCATCCCCAAGGCGAAGAAGGCCATCGAGACCGTCTTCGTCGCCAAATACGCGGGCTTCTTCGCGATGACCGTCTTCCGTGCCTATGGTGGGATGCTGGCGACGCTGAACAACTTCCCCAAGACCGATGCGGAAAGCTTCGTGGCCCGCGAGATGCGCCTGCCGCCCGCCGAAAGGCACGTGGTGCCGACGGGCGACGGGGTGAACATCGGCCTGACCCGCTATCGCGGCGGCACGCGCGGCCCGCTGGTGCTGGCCCCCGGCTTCTCGGTGCGTGCCTCCAGCTTTGCGACGCCCACGGTGGACGAGAACCTCACCGAGAGCCTCGTCGCCAAGGGCTACGACGTGTGGCTGTTCGACTACCGCGCCAGCAACGACGCGGGCAACGACGTCGAGCGCCCGCCCGAATTCACCATCGACGATATCGCCCGCTACGACTGGCCCGCCGCGGTCGGTGAAATCCGCAAGGTCACCGGCGCGGACAGCGTCCAGGCGCTGGCGCATTGCGTGGGGTCCATGAGCCTCCTGATGGGCATCGGCGCAGGCCATGTCTCGGGCGTGCGTTCGCTCATCAGTTCGCAGCTGACGCTGCATCCGGTCACCGACTGGCTGAACTACCTCAAGGCCGATCTCGGCGTGGCAGGCGCGCTGTCGCAGATCTCGCTGCTCGACGGGCATCTCGATTTTGTCAGCCAGGGGACCGAGACCGATTACGAGATCGACGCGGTCGCCTACCAGATCCCCATGCCGGACGGGCAGGCCTGCAAGAACCCGACCTGCCGCCGCGTGTTCGGCGTGTTCGGCCCGAGCTGGGATCATGCGCAGCTGGGACACGATACGCATAACGCGCTGGGCAGCATGTTCAGCCGCGTGTCGCTCAAGCCCTTCGAACAGCTCGGCACGATCATGCACGAGGGACTCGCGGTCGATGCAGACGGGCAGGCGGTTTACACCAGCGCCGATGCCGCGCGACGGCTGGCGCTGCCGATCAGCTTCCTGTCGGGCGCGACCAACCGCATCTTCTATCCGGAGAGCGGGCAGCGCACGCGGATGTGGCTGGCCGAGCGCAACGGCGGCGATCTCTACCAGCAGCGCGTCGTGCCGAACTACGGGCACATGGACCTGTTCATCGGCTACAACGCCCATCGCGACGTGACGCCGGTGATCCTCGAGCAGCTCGAATGGCTTGACGCGCAGGCCGAGGCGAGAGGAGAACGCCGCACGGCGTGACATGCTCTCTTGCGGGGCGGCGGGAGCGGGACTAGTCACGCGCCATGACCGAAAAAGCCACAATGACCGGCCGCCCCGTAATCTCCGCAACCGGCCTCTTCACCCCGTCCGAAAGCATTACGAACGAGGAGCTGGTCGCCAGCTTCAACGAATACGTGCGGCGCCACAATGCGGCGAACGCCGAGGCGATCGAGGCGGGCGAAGTGGAGGCTCTCAGCGAAAGCTCGGTCGAATTCATCGAGAAGGCGAGCGGCATCAAGGCCCGCCACGTGATGGCAAAAGAGCCGGTGCTCGATCCGGAAATCATGGCCCCGCGCTGGCCGCAACGGTCGAACGACGAGCTGTCGATCCTCGCCGAAATCGGCGTGAAAGCGGCGACACAGGCGCTGGAGCGCGCCGGGCGCAAGCCGGAGGATGTCGACGCGGTCCTGTGCGCGGCCTCCAACATGGAGCGCCCCTATCCGGCGATGGCGATCGAGATCCAGCAGGCGCTGGGGATCGACGGCTTTGGCTTCGACATGAACGTCGCGTGCTCGTCTGCCACCTTCGGCATCCAGACCGCGGCGGATTATATCCGTGCAGGCAATGCGAAGAGCGTGCTGGTCGTCAGCCCGGAGATTACCAGCGGACACCTCAACTGGCGCGACCGCGACAGCCACTTCATTTTCGGCGACGTGGCGACCGCCGTGCTGGTGGAAGACGCTGCCATCGCCCCTGCGGAGCATTGGGACATCCTCGGCACCAAGCTGAAGACGGTTTTCTCCAACAACATCCGCAACAATTTCGGCTTCCTCAACCGCGCCTATCCCGAGGATGCGGGCGGGCCGGACAAGCTGTTCGTCCAGGAAGGGCGCAAGGTTTTCAAGGAAGTCGTGCCCATGGTCGCGCAGATGATCGTGGACGAAGCCGAGCGGCTCGATCTCGATCCGCAGGGCCTGCGCCGCCTATGGCTGCACCAGGCAAACACCGGCATGAACCGCCTGATCGCGCACCGCGTGCTGGGTCACGAGGCGAATGAGGACGAAAGCCCGACGGTGCTCGACACCTATGGCAACACCTCGAGCGCAGGCTCGATCATCGCCTTCCACCTGCACAGCGAGGACCTGAAGGCCGGCGACACCGGTCTCATCTGCAGCTTCGGCGCGGGTTATTCGGCGGGTACGGTGTTCGTCCGCAAGTCGGCCTGACCGCCGGGGACCGGCACGCGGTCCCACGCCTTGAAGACGAGCTCGGCGAATTTCCAGATCAGCCACACGGCGACGAGGCTGACGAGCCCGTCGAGTGCGTAGTGATAGGCAAGGTGGACCGATCCGATCCAGATCACCACCATGAACCAGAAGAAGAACCGTCCGGCCTTCACCGAGGTTTCGCGAGCGGCCAGCCAGAACAGCACGCACACGGCGATGTGCATGGAAGGCATGGCGCTGATCCCGCGGCCAAGGCTGTTGTCGGAATTCTGGTAGCCTTCGAGCAGCATGTCCTGCACCGGCACGGTCATCACCGGCACCTGCTCGTTGGCCCATCGCAGATAGTCCATCTGCGGGGCGAAATCGGGGATGCCTAGGATCGGCTCGGCGAACACCGGCCCGACCGAGGCAAGCCAGGTCGCCATGAGACCGCCGACGATGGACCAGGCCATCGCGTAGCTCAGGAAGAACTTGCGCCGCACATCGGCGTTAATCGCCGGAGAGATCGCGACCACCGCGACGCCGAAATAAAGGAGAAGGATCCACAGATGATAGAGAACGGCGATGAGCGCCGTCACGATCGGATATCCAAAAACTGGCTGCAGCACTTCCCACGCGTCGTACCCGAACAGCAGCGCGCGCTCCCACGCGATGAATGTCGCGTCCCAGTCGAAATCGGTGAAGAGCGGGATCATCGCCTTCAGGCTGGAAAAGACCGGGATCAGGATAGCGCAGATGAGGAGGACCGGCACACTTGCCACGAGCCGCAGGAGCGCCGAGCGGGTGAAATAGCGCTCCTTCGCCCACGAAAGCGGGCGGGCGGGTCTGTCGCGGTAAAGGCGCCACAATATGTCGACGAAGAACCAACCGATCGCGCCGGTGTAGATGAGCTGGATGCTCATGTTCGAATTCGCATTGTCATACGGAATGTCGAACCGCGCCCACAGGTAGAACACCACCGCCGCGCAGGCGAGGGCGTAGACATAGACCGGAAATTCCCCCCACCAGCGGCGGGCAACCTGGGCAAGCGTTTTCATAAGGCGGCGTTTACCATCGTTGGGTGAAGGAATCTCTAAGCCGGTGATGCACCCGCGTTGCAAGCTTGTGGGCCACGCTTTCCCCGCGTAGTGGACAGCTATGGCAGGAGACCTCCAAGACAATCAGGGGCGGGGCGATACGGTTTCGGCCCTGCCGCGCATCCATCCCGAAGGTCGCAAGTTCGGACTTGCCGCGCTGGGCCTGTCGCTAATTTTCGCGTGGTTTGCGTGGGAAACGCTGGCATGGCCGATGGCTTTCCTCTCGCTCGGCTTTTTCGCTTTCTTCCGCGATCCGGAACGCGTCGTGCCGCAGGACGACCGCTTCATCATTTCGCCCTCCGATGGCCGCGTCCTTAAGATCGAGGAAGTCGCGCCGCCGCGTGAGCTGGTGGTCGACGATGGCAGCGGGACCGAAGGGCTGGCCAACGTGCCCGTCACCCGCGTCTCGATCCACCTGTCCCTGTTCGATGTCCATGTGAACCGCACGCCGATCGCCGGCATGGTGCGGCGCCTGATCTACATTCCGGGCAAATTCCTCAACGCCGATCTCGACAAGGCAAGCGAGGACAACGAACGCCAGCACATCCTGATCGAGCGGTCGGACGGGTTGAAGGTCGGCTTCACCCAGATCGCCGGCATCGTCGCGCGGCGAATTGTTTCCTTTGCGAAACCGGGAGATACGCTGGGCGTTGGTCAGCGGGTGGGCATGATCCGCTTCGGCAGCCGGGTGGACATCTACCTGCCGGCTGGCACGGGGTCCTACGTCATGGTCGGCCAGAAGGTGGTTGCGGGGGAAACCGTGATCGCCGCCGTGGGCAGCCAGCCCCTGCTTGAAGGAGTTACGCAATGAGCCTGCTGTCCGATCCCACGCCGCGCCCCGAGCCGGAAGAGCGCGCGCGGCTCGGCCCCAAGGCGGCCGAGGACGAACAGCCGGTCATGGGCAAGTCGCGCGGCCTGTCGCTGCGCGCCATGGCGCCCAACGCGATTACGGCGGCGGCGCTGTGTTCGGGGCTGACCGGCATCCGCTTTGCCATTTCCGAACAGTGGGCGGCGGCCGCCGTGGCGATCATCGTGGCCGGCATCCTCGACG
Protein-coding sequences here:
- a CDS encoding GMC oxidoreductase yields the protein MTTMQKRIAKPLSQAKSHYTVVVIGSGYGAGVAASRLARAGQDVCVLERGKEFLPGEYPDKIADAQGAMQFNAKGGRIGEPDALFEVHVNDDQYALVGCGLGGTSLINANVALELDKRLLDEAHWPTAFRENREEIDAYYERAREMLSPNPYPDSYPALGKLEALEHSAKAMGKRFYKTPINVTFEDKTNRFGVPQPACTNCGDCVSGCNVGAKNTTLMNYLPDAANHGAEIFTQAKVLWIEREGDMWRVHLEANGKDAGHGPATITAEHVMLGAGAIGSTEILLRSRDKGLELSKRLGHGFSGNGDALGFAYDSYFKTEKQGDVLTAQPIHAIGVGANNVAKETYPGPCITGVIDIRDTKDVTKGLVIEEGVAPGILGAALAPAFFFGEALADGFTRFGMDQVKPRLLDAKAMGEAFQADPASIGEWAYKGPLSRMQTYLVMSVDDSHGELALEDDRITVRWSDAGKQDTFTRDDDLMREAAEAIQAQYFSDPIWNAQMGRKLVTVHPIGGCGMGDDAASGVVDDTCRVFAGEAGTEVHEGLYVCDGAALPGAVGVNPLLTITAVAERALEKMAQRNGWSIDYTLGAEGPLPEPVEDDCGVDDEPFKVNFGEKLELSVAKWVAGHAIDPVSRQIEAAALHFENDAIDEGKAAIRKLVKEHPEAMSPGLAFTETMAGHISAKGRHHRPCDHAERIRDDYANGAAWGRCEGSECSFLLTVTTENLHRMIEEREHRSAITGTVLVSAISPDPLPVRAGTFRLLVADPGQPESWKMLYDMVLEGPEGPIHFHGFKTLQQRGKSDPWTDLTTLFVTLRHGEDETGELIGRGVLKLGVNEFMRQLTTIEVHDSDTLVGHVVNLIPKAKKAIETVFVAKYAGFFAMTVFRAYGGMLATLNNFPKTDAESFVAREMRLPPAERHVVPTGDGVNIGLTRYRGGTRGPLVLAPGFSVRASSFATPTVDENLTESLVAKGYDVWLFDYRASNDAGNDVERPPEFTIDDIARYDWPAAVGEIRKVTGADSVQALAHCVGSMSLLMGIGAGHVSGVRSLISSQLTLHPVTDWLNYLKADLGVAGALSQISLLDGHLDFVSQGTETDYEIDAVAYQIPMPDGQACKNPTCRRVFGVFGPSWDHAQLGHDTHNALGSMFSRVSLKPFEQLGTIMHEGLAVDADGQAVYTSADAARRLALPISFLSGATNRIFYPESGQRTRMWLAERNGGDLYQQRVVPNYGHMDLFIGYNAHRDVTPVILEQLEWLDAQAEARGERRTA
- a CDS encoding beta-ketoacyl-ACP synthase III; the encoded protein is MTEKATMTGRPVISATGLFTPSESITNEELVASFNEYVRRHNAANAEAIEAGEVEALSESSVEFIEKASGIKARHVMAKEPVLDPEIMAPRWPQRSNDELSILAEIGVKAATQALERAGRKPEDVDAVLCAASNMERPYPAMAIEIQQALGIDGFGFDMNVACSSATFGIQTAADYIRAGNAKSVLVVSPEITSGHLNWRDRDSHFIFGDVATAVLVEDAAIAPAEHWDILGTKLKTVFSNNIRNNFGFLNRAYPEDAGGPDKLFVQEGRKVFKEVVPMVAQMIVDEAERLDLDPQGLRRLWLHQANTGMNRLIAHRVLGHEANEDESPTVLDTYGNTSSAGSIIAFHLHSEDLKAGDTGLICSFGAGYSAGTVFVRKSA
- a CDS encoding phosphatase PAP2 family protein, with product MKTLAQVARRWWGEFPVYVYALACAAVVFYLWARFDIPYDNANSNMSIQLIYTGAIGWFFVDILWRLYRDRPARPLSWAKERYFTRSALLRLVASVPVLLICAILIPVFSSLKAMIPLFTDFDWDATFIAWERALLFGYDAWEVLQPVFGYPIVTALIAVLYHLWILLLYFGVAVVAISPAINADVRRKFFLSYAMAWSIVGGLMATWLASVGPVFAEPILGIPDFAPQMDYLRWANEQVPVMTVPVQDMLLEGYQNSDNSLGRGISAMPSMHIAVCVLFWLAARETSVKAGRFFFWFMVVIWIGSVHLAYHYALDGLVSLVAVWLIWKFAELVFKAWDRVPVPGGQADLRTNTVPAE
- a CDS encoding phosphatidylserine decarboxylase, with the protein product MAGDLQDNQGRGDTVSALPRIHPEGRKFGLAALGLSLIFAWFAWETLAWPMAFLSLGFFAFFRDPERVVPQDDRFIISPSDGRVLKIEEVAPPRELVVDDGSGTEGLANVPVTRVSIHLSLFDVHVNRTPIAGMVRRLIYIPGKFLNADLDKASEDNERQHILIERSDGLKVGFTQIAGIVARRIVSFAKPGDTLGVGQRVGMIRFGSRVDIYLPAGTGSYVMVGQKVVAGETVIAAVGSQPLLEGVTQ